The proteins below come from a single Microbacterium sp. SLBN-154 genomic window:
- a CDS encoding FtsX-like permease family protein, with protein sequence MADPRTLGTAGLVVRRARARAGQLGALSATVAVAVATVILVLVVTGDAESLARAAAAAGTPDDEVAAAVAVGAGSLASALPSLLLTVTVVAGAAVAQLGRLLAAAREHETDTARARGLSRGQALVLHAIEALAVGVAGAIAGAVAAAGLASAIAGTDAAAAAVSQTASGALVALLLAAILVVALARRSITRRRGARATGAAAVVIVLAAAALGLWQLGFARPGGFDPIVALTPTVVLLAAALAALAAFGVIARIAALPAARTRGLETALGRRQIARRLPLSGVAVLLVALTVSQAVLAGAFAGTWVAAASDSAALRVGADLRVDLAPQSASPADLAAAAAVEGVDAVAGAVTDMLEFGDDDVSLVALPAALAPEVMTDAGGAADPEALVRAVTDEEGAGAGDVARAAPVALGDGAAGLSITVSTQWTGADVSGALQPLAILLDARGTPVSQPLSLSSIDGAQVVAEAALPEGAAPWTLAALVVRVGPTPGVPAGTVTLDRVSAVGGETLDLAGSVVFEGGDRERVIWLADGRERGPAAVPAEALRVAVSEGFGARFGIAVGDRLDYRVAGTGRRGEVLVAAVVAAIPGASRTDAVFAVTDDLLVASLQRGTSFALPGSVWAAGRTSSDAALSATFDDRPVRVAAPGVADRMIGVLVPGWWVAAGGAAVLALIATLAIVQSLALARGPEVAVLRALGVTTGRQARLRAGELGAILGGSALLGVVAGGAVTLLLAAPLVRATTPGILPVALSLQPAWVPLIGVVTVVVAGLALIVVGASLSVDRAARDALVGEEAR encoded by the coding sequence GTGGCGGATCCGCGCACCCTCGGCACGGCCGGCCTGGTCGTGCGCAGGGCGCGTGCCCGCGCCGGGCAGCTCGGCGCCCTCTCGGCGACCGTCGCCGTCGCAGTGGCCACCGTCATCCTCGTCCTCGTCGTCACCGGCGATGCCGAGTCGCTCGCCCGCGCCGCCGCGGCCGCCGGCACCCCCGACGACGAGGTCGCCGCCGCGGTCGCCGTCGGCGCGGGTTCGCTCGCCTCAGCGCTTCCGTCCCTCCTCCTCACCGTCACCGTCGTGGCGGGGGCCGCGGTGGCGCAGCTCGGTCGGCTGCTCGCCGCTGCACGCGAGCACGAGACCGACACCGCCCGCGCCCGGGGGCTCTCGCGCGGGCAGGCGCTCGTGCTCCACGCGATCGAGGCGCTGGCGGTCGGTGTCGCCGGCGCGATCGCAGGCGCGGTCGCCGCCGCCGGGCTCGCGTCGGCGATCGCAGGGACGGATGCCGCGGCCGCGGCGGTCTCGCAGACGGCGTCCGGGGCGTTGGTCGCCCTGCTCCTCGCGGCGATCCTCGTCGTGGCGCTGGCGCGCCGCTCGATCACGCGTCGCCGGGGAGCACGGGCGACCGGCGCCGCCGCCGTGGTCATCGTGCTCGCGGCAGCGGCCCTCGGCCTCTGGCAGCTCGGGTTCGCCCGGCCCGGCGGGTTCGACCCGATCGTGGCGCTCACCCCCACCGTGGTCCTCCTCGCCGCGGCGCTGGCAGCGCTCGCCGCCTTTGGCGTCATCGCGCGCATCGCGGCGCTTCCGGCGGCGCGCACCCGGGGCCTGGAGACCGCGCTCGGCCGGCGCCAGATCGCCCGCCGGCTCCCGCTCTCGGGGGTGGCCGTGCTGCTGGTGGCCCTGACGGTGTCGCAGGCGGTGCTCGCCGGCGCATTCGCCGGCACCTGGGTCGCCGCCGCGTCGGATTCCGCCGCGCTGCGCGTGGGCGCCGACCTCCGCGTCGACCTGGCACCGCAGAGCGCCTCGCCCGCGGATCTCGCCGCGGCTGCCGCCGTGGAGGGCGTCGATGCGGTGGCGGGGGCGGTCACCGACATGCTCGAGTTCGGCGACGATGACGTGAGCCTCGTCGCACTCCCCGCCGCTCTCGCGCCGGAGGTCATGACCGATGCGGGCGGCGCGGCCGATCCCGAGGCGCTCGTGCGGGCGGTGACCGACGAGGAGGGCGCCGGCGCGGGCGACGTCGCGCGGGCGGCACCCGTCGCGCTCGGGGACGGAGCCGCCGGTCTCTCGATCACCGTGTCGACGCAGTGGACCGGTGCCGACGTGAGCGGTGCGCTGCAGCCGCTCGCCATCCTCCTCGACGCGCGCGGGACGCCTGTGTCGCAGCCGCTGTCGCTGTCGTCGATCGACGGCGCGCAGGTGGTGGCCGAAGCCGCTCTCCCCGAGGGGGCAGCGCCGTGGACGCTGGCCGCGCTCGTCGTGCGCGTGGGCCCGACCCCCGGCGTGCCCGCGGGAACGGTGACGCTGGACCGGGTCTCGGCGGTCGGAGGGGAGACCCTCGACCTCGCCGGCTCGGTCGTCTTCGAGGGTGGGGACCGCGAGCGGGTGATCTGGCTCGCCGACGGCCGGGAACGCGGACCCGCAGCCGTGCCGGCCGAGGCCCTGCGGGTCGCCGTCTCCGAAGGGTTCGGGGCGCGGTTCGGCATCGCCGTCGGCGACCGTCTCGACTACCGGGTGGCCGGCACCGGGCGCCGCGGCGAGGTGCTCGTCGCCGCCGTCGTCGCGGCCATCCCCGGGGCGTCGCGCACCGACGCCGTCTTCGCGGTGACGGACGATCTTCTCGTCGCCTCCCTGCAGCGGGGAACGTCGTTCGCCCTCCCCGGGAGCGTGTGGGCCGCGGGCCGCACAAGCTCCGACGCCGCGCTCAGCGCGACGTTCGACGACCGTCCTGTGCGCGTGGCCGCCCCCGGGGTGGCCGACCGGATGATCGGGGTGCTCGTTCCGGGGTGGTGGGTGGCCGCCGGTGGCGCTGCCGTGCTCGCGCTGATCGCCACGCTCGCCATCGTCCAGTCGCTCGCTCTCGCGCGGGGGCCCGAGGTCGCGGTCCTCCGTGCGCTCGGCGTCACCACCGGCCGGCAGGCGCGGCTGCGCGCCGGTGAGCTCGGAGCGATCCTCGGCGGCTCCGCCCTCCTCGGCGTGGTGGCCGGCGGAGCGGTCACGCTCCTTCTGGCCGCACCCCTCGTCCGCGCGACGACGCCCGGCATCCTTCCCGTGGCCCTCTCGCTTCAGCCTGCCTGGGTTCCGCTCATCGGCGTCGTGACGGTGGTCGTGGCGGGGCTCGCCCTCATCGTCGTGGGTGCGAGCCTGAGCGTCGATCGCGCCGCCCGTGACGCGCTCGTAGGGGAGGAGGCCCGGTGA
- a CDS encoding FtsX-like permease family protein: MSGRVTRAALLRHHLGFASGGGFVVALLVLVLTVLTTTAPVALGRLGDATVQYRLAGLSAVERDVVADENGIPQVAPEVLFSNPTVVDDVWGGFTAEVERIRGEAAAPLPDILQPARTVAVGSPAVLADEPGTAEIAVAVDPRYEDEIEIVDGRLPEPAVFVEPGAEVADGQAFGRIEIILSADTADELEWERDTTRQITGFDGIVDVVLVGVFAPVDPAGAYWQHVASVLEPNIFDDGNMPRVVTGTGFAHPASLRATFPTQGASVTTIVWYPFDETAVDARDAEAVAAGLRLLTAVGHTVAETSAGSGGILSLRFTADVIGAIDAALAQERATAGVVAMIASGPIGVAAAVLILGCRLVFDRRRPALRLLAARGADTAQLRALLALDGVACGILPALFGVGIGMALTQVVLGTVPDVAGVGLAVAVGLLPAVMLAVLAPSAADRRPRADLGGRGSRLRVIGEGAVLVLAALALTLLLIRGAGDGADLLTAATPLLLALVACVVTLRLYPLPLAAILRRSRGARDLAGYLGAVRALREPAIGLTPVLALVVGVSVAVSSGILLSTVQAGIDRSAGAQIGADIRVAGGIITRDQLAQLGALDGVAGATGISGAEPVTLDIDGERVGTSAFVVDADDLRAVQGEGPGMLPPGVSLAPTSGSLPIVVSTALADEIDGRDGLRVGSVPAEVVGVLDGPAPIGARAAWLALDASAAEEALGRDPSDRTAVLRLAPGGDPGAVLDAVRQVVSPTLRIDTAREITDGIEASPAVAGLRAALLTATALAALLGALAVVMTLTLAAAPRARLLALLRTLGAPARIGRALAAWEVAPAGLAALIAGTLFGALVPLVVLAGVDLRSFTGSTAQPAYAVDPVILGVTLGAFVALVALATLIALAVSRRARTSRLLRTVEEG; this comes from the coding sequence GTGAGCGGCCGCGTGACCCGGGCGGCGCTCCTGCGCCACCACCTCGGCTTCGCCTCGGGCGGGGGTTTCGTGGTCGCCCTGCTCGTGCTGGTTCTCACGGTGCTCACCACCACGGCTCCCGTCGCCCTCGGGCGCCTCGGCGACGCGACCGTGCAGTACCGGCTCGCCGGGCTCAGCGCGGTCGAGCGCGACGTCGTGGCCGACGAGAACGGCATCCCCCAGGTCGCGCCCGAGGTGCTGTTCTCCAACCCGACCGTCGTCGACGATGTCTGGGGAGGCTTCACAGCCGAGGTCGAGCGGATCCGCGGCGAGGCGGCGGCGCCGCTCCCCGACATCCTGCAGCCGGCGCGCACGGTCGCCGTCGGCTCACCGGCCGTCCTGGCCGACGAGCCGGGGACGGCGGAGATCGCCGTCGCCGTGGACCCCCGTTACGAAGACGAGATCGAGATCGTCGACGGCCGGCTGCCCGAGCCCGCGGTCTTCGTCGAGCCGGGCGCCGAGGTCGCGGACGGTCAGGCCTTCGGGAGGATCGAGATCATCCTGTCGGCCGACACCGCCGACGAGCTCGAGTGGGAACGCGACACCACGCGTCAGATCACCGGCTTCGACGGCATCGTCGATGTCGTGCTCGTCGGTGTCTTCGCCCCCGTCGATCCCGCCGGTGCGTACTGGCAGCACGTCGCCTCGGTGCTCGAGCCAAACATCTTCGATGACGGCAACATGCCGCGGGTCGTGACCGGCACCGGGTTCGCCCATCCGGCGTCCCTCCGCGCGACCTTCCCGACGCAGGGCGCGAGCGTCACGACGATCGTCTGGTACCCCTTCGACGAGACCGCGGTCGACGCGCGCGACGCCGAGGCGGTCGCGGCGGGCCTTCGTCTCCTCACCGCGGTGGGGCACACCGTCGCCGAGACCTCGGCCGGCAGCGGCGGCATCCTGAGCCTGCGGTTCACCGCCGACGTCATCGGCGCCATCGACGCCGCGCTCGCCCAGGAGCGGGCGACCGCAGGGGTGGTCGCCATGATCGCCTCCGGCCCGATCGGCGTGGCTGCCGCGGTGCTGATCCTCGGCTGTCGGCTCGTGTTCGACCGGCGCCGACCCGCTCTGCGCCTCCTCGCTGCGCGTGGCGCGGACACCGCGCAGCTCCGGGCTCTTCTGGCGCTCGACGGCGTGGCCTGCGGCATCCTTCCGGCGCTCTTCGGTGTCGGGATCGGCATGGCCCTCACGCAGGTGGTCCTCGGAACCGTCCCCGACGTCGCGGGGGTCGGGCTGGCGGTCGCCGTCGGTCTCCTTCCCGCCGTCATGCTGGCCGTCCTCGCACCGTCGGCCGCCGACCGCCGGCCTCGCGCCGATCTCGGCGGGCGCGGATCGCGGCTGCGGGTCATCGGCGAGGGCGCGGTGCTCGTCCTCGCCGCACTCGCGCTCACGCTGCTGCTGATCCGCGGTGCGGGTGACGGCGCCGACCTCCTGACCGCGGCGACACCGCTGCTGCTCGCGCTCGTCGCGTGCGTCGTGACGCTGCGGCTGTATCCGCTGCCGCTCGCGGCGATCCTCCGGCGATCCCGCGGAGCCCGCGACCTCGCGGGCTATCTCGGAGCCGTGCGGGCGCTGCGGGAGCCCGCGATCGGGCTGACCCCCGTGCTCGCGCTCGTGGTCGGGGTGTCGGTGGCGGTCTCCTCCGGCATCCTCCTCTCCACCGTCCAGGCGGGCATTGACCGATCGGCGGGCGCGCAGATCGGCGCCGACATCCGGGTGGCGGGCGGCATCATCACGCGCGACCAGCTCGCGCAGCTGGGCGCCCTGGACGGCGTGGCGGGGGCGACGGGGATCTCGGGGGCGGAGCCCGTCACCCTCGACATCGACGGTGAGCGGGTCGGCACCTCGGCCTTCGTCGTCGACGCCGACGACCTCCGCGCGGTGCAGGGGGAGGGCCCGGGGATGCTGCCGCCCGGCGTCTCGCTGGCACCGACGTCCGGGTCGCTTCCGATCGTCGTCTCGACCGCGCTCGCCGACGAGATCGACGGCCGCGACGGCCTGCGGGTCGGCTCGGTGCCCGCCGAGGTCGTGGGGGTGCTCGACGGACCGGCCCCGATCGGCGCACGCGCGGCCTGGCTGGCGCTCGACGCCTCGGCCGCCGAGGAGGCGCTCGGTCGGGATCCGAGCGACCGCACCGCGGTGCTGCGGCTCGCGCCCGGCGGCGACCCGGGTGCGGTGCTCGACGCGGTGCGGCAGGTCGTGAGCCCCACGCTCCGCATCGACACCGCCCGCGAGATCACCGACGGGATCGAAGCGAGTCCTGCCGTCGCGGGTCTGCGCGCCGCGCTCCTCACCGCGACGGCGCTCGCCGCACTTCTCGGCGCCCTCGCGGTGGTGATGACCCTCACCCTCGCCGCCGCGCCGCGGGCGCGGCTGCTCGCCCTGCTCCGCACGCTCGGCGCCCCGGCCCGCATCGGGCGCGCCCTGGCGGCGTGGGAGGTCGCGCCGGCGGGACTCGCCGCCCTCATCGCGGGCACCCTGTTCGGCGCTCTCGTGCCGCTCGTGGTCCTGGCCGGGGTCGACCTCCGGTCGTTCACCGGATCGACGGCTCAGCCCGCCTATGCCGTCGATCCCGTGATCCTCGGGGTCACGCTCGGTGCCTTCGTCGCGCTCGTGGCGCTTGCCACGCTCATCGCCCTGGCGGTCTCGCGCCGCGCCCGCACCTCGCGCCTCCTGCGCACGGTCGAGGAAGGATAG
- a CDS encoding ABC transporter ATP-binding protein, with the protein MDPTTRARPGAAPDADIWCADLVRIFQVPTASGPGIEVQALQGLNLRVDAGELVAVVGASGSGKSTLLSILSSLDRPTAGVAVVAGHDLLTMKEKERVGFRRRSVGFVWQQTSRNLFPYLTAAENVAASLAVTGTPRGAAARRARVQELLDLVDVGHCAVRRPAEMSGGEQQRVAIAVGIANDPRVLLADEPTGELDDTTSAQVLEAMRTVNRERGITTLIVTHDPGVSDHVARTVQIRDGRTSTEVLRSTRVDEHGAEEHIAEEYAVLDRVGRLQLPDEFVAALDLRDRVRLALEPDHVQVRPGERADAAPDAPREDRP; encoded by the coding sequence ATGGACCCCACCACCCGTGCGCGCCCGGGAGCCGCGCCCGATGCCGACATCTGGTGCGCTGATCTCGTGCGCATCTTCCAGGTGCCCACGGCCTCGGGCCCGGGAATCGAGGTTCAGGCCCTCCAGGGACTGAACCTGCGGGTCGACGCCGGAGAGCTCGTCGCCGTCGTGGGTGCGTCGGGGTCGGGCAAGTCCACGCTCCTGTCGATCCTCTCCAGCCTCGACCGGCCCACCGCCGGGGTGGCCGTCGTCGCCGGCCACGACCTCCTGACGATGAAGGAGAAGGAGCGGGTCGGCTTCCGCCGTCGCAGCGTCGGGTTCGTGTGGCAGCAGACCTCGCGCAACCTCTTCCCCTATCTCACCGCCGCCGAGAACGTCGCGGCGAGCCTCGCCGTGACGGGAACGCCCCGCGGTGCCGCCGCCCGGAGAGCGCGGGTGCAGGAGCTTCTCGACCTCGTCGACGTGGGGCACTGCGCCGTCCGTCGACCGGCGGAGATGTCCGGCGGTGAGCAGCAGCGGGTCGCCATCGCCGTCGGCATCGCGAATGATCCGCGGGTGCTCCTCGCCGATGAGCCGACCGGCGAACTCGACGACACCACGAGCGCCCAGGTGCTCGAGGCCATGCGCACCGTGAACCGTGAGCGCGGAATCACCACGCTCATCGTCACGCACGACCCGGGGGTGTCCGACCACGTCGCGCGCACCGTGCAGATCCGCGACGGGCGCACCTCCACCGAGGTGCTGCGCTCCACCCGCGTCGACGAGCACGGCGCCGAGGAGCACATCGCCGAGGAGTACGCCGTGCTCGACCGGGTGGGACGACTGCAGCTCCCCGACGAGTTCGTCGCGGCGCTGGATCTCCGCGACCGGGTGCGGCTCGCCCTCGAACCCGACCACGTGCAGGTGCGCCCGGGGGAGCGAGCGGATGCCGCGCCCGACGCTCCCCGGGAGGATCGGCCGTGA
- a CDS encoding ABC transporter ATP-binding protein, translating into MSGAGVAALRGEGLTRTFRSAAGDVHACVGIDLEVRAGELVVVTGPSGAGKTTLLNILGTLDRPDAGRVWVGETEVTSLDEDALAEVRRRDLGFVFQSFGLIPVLSAAENVELPLRIARTEPGERDARVAEALRQVGLADHAGQRPGELSGGQQQRVGIARAIVAEPRVLIADEPTAQLDSRTATAVMDLIVDLVHTRGIAAVVATHDPILRARADRVAELHDGRLVAAEGRLRRDRRR; encoded by the coding sequence GTGAGCGGCGCGGGGGTCGCGGCCCTCCGCGGCGAGGGTCTCACGCGTACCTTCCGCAGCGCCGCCGGCGACGTGCACGCCTGCGTCGGCATCGACCTCGAGGTGCGTGCGGGTGAGCTCGTCGTCGTCACCGGGCCCTCCGGCGCGGGCAAGACGACTCTCCTGAACATCCTCGGCACGCTGGATCGCCCCGACGCGGGCCGCGTATGGGTGGGTGAGACCGAGGTGACCTCGCTCGACGAGGACGCTCTGGCCGAGGTCCGCCGGCGCGATCTGGGGTTCGTCTTCCAATCGTTCGGACTGATCCCCGTGCTCTCGGCGGCCGAGAACGTCGAGCTGCCGCTGCGGATCGCCCGCACCGAGCCCGGCGAACGCGATGCGCGGGTCGCCGAAGCCCTCCGCCAGGTGGGGCTCGCCGACCACGCCGGGCAGCGGCCCGGCGAGCTGTCGGGCGGGCAGCAGCAGCGGGTCGGGATCGCGCGGGCGATCGTCGCGGAGCCGCGCGTGCTCATCGCCGACGAGCCGACCGCGCAGCTGGACTCCCGCACCGCGACAGCGGTGATGGACCTCATCGTCGATCTCGTCCACACCCGAGGCATCGCCGCGGTGGTCGCGACCCACGATCCGATCCTCCGCGCACGCGCCGATCGGGTCGCCGAACTGCATGACGGCCGACTGGTGGCCGCCGAAGGGAGACTGCGCCGTGACCGACGCCGCTGA
- a CDS encoding protoporphyrinogen/coproporphyrinogen oxidase, whose translation MTDAADATSVPANPADKAVIVVGGGVAGLVAALECAKVGMSVTVLERDARVGGVIRREDVGGVGVDLAADGFSTRGGVVAAVLDDVGLGDAVIRPDHGGRWIAGAAGAAPLPAETVVGIPANAWADDVRRHIGWSGAWRAYLDRLRPPLTIGQEQSLGRLVRTRMGDRVRDRLVAPLSVGGYAVDPDDVVVDDVAPGLNAALTRTGSLAGAVAAVRAEREGAGEGLAGLSGGMSRIVDGLAARLDDFGVEIRTEAPVTGIRRSRDVGARPWLVQTGDEAVAADAVVVAVDEDAARALLADAAPQLTSLAVDVAPTVPLESITLVFDAPGGAVDRPGPVVHAVPGTRRASTLLHQTGRWDGLRAEAGENGVVARVTFGGPGDPPATAALDDAAATAMALAEASALLALPLDGVRLRGVHRNRYEQPPPATARGRAERATRARAALAAAPGIAVVGAWLAGTGLAQVVEDAVAEADALRRGVLFGGVAG comes from the coding sequence GTGACCGACGCCGCTGACGCCACATCCGTTCCCGCGAATCCCGCCGACAAGGCCGTGATCGTCGTCGGCGGCGGGGTCGCGGGTCTGGTCGCCGCGCTCGAGTGCGCGAAGGTCGGCATGAGCGTCACCGTTCTCGAGCGCGACGCCCGGGTCGGCGGCGTCATCCGTCGCGAGGATGTGGGCGGGGTCGGGGTGGACCTCGCCGCCGACGGATTCTCCACCCGCGGCGGGGTGGTCGCGGCGGTTCTCGACGACGTGGGGCTCGGTGATGCGGTGATCCGTCCCGACCACGGCGGGCGCTGGATCGCGGGCGCGGCCGGAGCCGCGCCGCTCCCGGCGGAGACCGTCGTCGGCATCCCCGCGAATGCGTGGGCCGATGACGTGCGCCGCCACATCGGGTGGTCCGGCGCGTGGCGCGCGTACCTCGACCGGCTCCGCCCACCGCTCACGATCGGTCAGGAGCAGAGTCTGGGGCGCCTCGTGCGAACCCGCATGGGCGACCGTGTCCGCGACCGACTCGTCGCCCCGCTCAGCGTCGGGGGTTACGCGGTCGATCCCGACGACGTCGTCGTCGATGACGTCGCGCCGGGCCTGAACGCCGCCCTCACCCGCACCGGATCTCTCGCCGGCGCCGTGGCGGCCGTTCGCGCCGAGCGTGAAGGCGCAGGAGAGGGCCTCGCCGGGCTCTCGGGCGGGATGTCGCGGATCGTCGACGGCCTCGCCGCACGCCTCGACGACTTCGGCGTCGAGATCCGCACCGAGGCGCCGGTCACCGGGATCAGGCGCTCCCGCGACGTCGGCGCCCGGCCGTGGCTGGTCCAGACCGGCGACGAGGCCGTCGCCGCCGACGCGGTCGTCGTCGCCGTCGACGAGGACGCCGCGCGGGCGCTCCTCGCCGATGCCGCGCCGCAGCTCACCTCGCTCGCGGTCGATGTCGCCCCCACCGTGCCCCTGGAATCGATCACCCTCGTCTTCGACGCCCCCGGCGGCGCGGTCGACCGCCCGGGGCCGGTGGTGCACGCGGTGCCGGGAACCCGCAGAGCATCGACGCTCCTGCACCAGACCGGCCGGTGGGACGGGCTTCGCGCTGAAGCCGGTGAGAACGGCGTCGTCGCGCGGGTGACCTTCGGCGGCCCGGGCGATCCGCCGGCCACGGCCGCGCTCGACGACGCCGCGGCGACGGCGATGGCGCTGGCCGAGGCATCCGCTCTTCTGGCCCTCCCGCTCGACGGTGTCCGTCTGCGCGGGGTGCACCGAAATCGCTACGAACAGCCGCCGCCTGCGACAGCCCGGGGACGGGCCGAGCGCGCCACCCGTGCCCGCGCCGCGCTCGCGGCGGCGCCCGGCATCGCCGTCGTCGGTGCCTGGCTGGCCGGAACAGGGCTCGCGCAGGTCGTGGAGGATGCGGTCGCCGAGGCCGACGCGCTTCGACGAGGCGTCCTCTTCGGCGGCGTGGCCGGATGA
- a CDS encoding phage holin family protein gives MTTPRGFRDRADDSLLTLVGEIPELVKNLIVAEIESAKKWLAKTAKDAGIGAGWFVAALFVLFWSVPVFGTFVIAGLSSWWPVWLSAIVVFGVMILITVILALLGYLRFRRLSSRENPVQSIALDVKEVRDEL, from the coding sequence ATGACGACCCCGCGCGGCTTCCGCGACCGGGCTGACGACAGTCTGCTGACACTTGTCGGCGAGATTCCCGAGCTGGTCAAGAACCTCATCGTCGCCGAGATCGAGTCGGCGAAGAAGTGGCTGGCGAAGACCGCGAAGGATGCCGGCATCGGGGCGGGCTGGTTCGTCGCGGCCCTGTTCGTGCTCTTCTGGTCGGTGCCGGTCTTCGGCACCTTCGTCATCGCGGGCCTGTCGTCGTGGTGGCCGGTGTGGCTGTCGGCCATCGTCGTGTTCGGGGTGATGATCCTCATCACCGTGATCCTGGCGCTGCTGGGCTACCTGCGCTTCCGGCGGCTGTCCAGCCGCGAGAACCCGGTCCAGTCGATCGCCCTCGACGTGAAGGAGGTGCGCGATGAGCTCTGA
- a CDS encoding uroporphyrinogen-III synthase codes for MNHAAQDPSAKPLGGWRVLVPRGGPWGDGVAASLRRQGATPVIAPLINFAPTRDHETLEKALADLAAGAFRWLTVTSATTVDVLYAYRATIPASTKVAAVGETTSAALQAVGYKVDLVPERDNSAAGMAEQLIGLEPEPVDILTLRSEIAKPVLTRSLSDAGHRVRSVVAYRTVGVPVADRIARDVESGRINAILVTSGSVAEQVHAQFPHIPDTTVIAAIGPRTARDARRAGLAVDVVADTQTVDALIAAVATFSLPHAADEFAPQTGVIRLPGAGREV; via the coding sequence ATGAACCACGCAGCTCAGGACCCGTCAGCCAAGCCCCTCGGGGGTTGGCGCGTCCTCGTGCCCCGCGGTGGCCCGTGGGGTGATGGGGTGGCGGCGTCGCTTCGCCGCCAGGGCGCGACGCCGGTCATCGCGCCGCTGATCAACTTCGCCCCCACGCGCGATCACGAGACCCTCGAGAAGGCCTTGGCCGACCTCGCTGCGGGTGCTTTCCGCTGGCTCACGGTGACGAGTGCGACCACCGTCGACGTGCTCTACGCCTATCGCGCGACGATTCCCGCCTCCACCAAGGTCGCCGCCGTGGGTGAGACCACCTCGGCGGCCCTGCAGGCCGTCGGATACAAGGTCGACCTCGTCCCCGAGCGCGACAACTCCGCCGCGGGAATGGCCGAGCAGCTCATCGGGCTCGAGCCGGAGCCGGTCGACATCCTCACCCTCCGGAGCGAGATCGCCAAGCCCGTGCTCACGCGCAGCCTCAGCGATGCCGGTCACCGCGTGCGCAGCGTCGTCGCGTATCGCACGGTCGGGGTGCCCGTCGCCGACCGCATCGCCCGCGACGTCGAGAGCGGCCGCATCAACGCCATCCTCGTCACCAGTGGGTCGGTGGCAGAACAGGTGCACGCCCAGTTCCCCCACATTCCCGACACGACAGTCATCGCCGCCATCGGACCCCGGACCGCGCGCGACGCCCGCCGTGCCGGCCTGGCCGTCGACGTCGTCGCCGACACGCAGACCGTCGATGCGCTCATCGCCGCTGTGGCGACCTTCTCGCTGCCCCACGCCGCCGACGAGTTCGCGCCGCAGACGGGCGTGATCCGGCTGCCGGGCGCCGGTCGCGAAGTCTGA
- a CDS encoding sulfite exporter TauE/SafE family protein has protein sequence MPELSPFAWVLLAVAAVVIGLSKTAVPGAGTLAVAAFAAVLPARESTGTILLLLILADMFAITMYVRHVNWRALLRLAPAIVAGLLVGVLFLAVADDAWVKRTIGVLLLGVIAVTLWRRRMASALVEGPPRRGAAAVYGTLGGFTTMVANAAGPVMSMYFLAARFPVKEFLGTAAWLFAIVNISKVPFSVGLGLITVPGLVLDAILAPLVVAGALGGRWIADRIDQRLFERLVIVLTVVGAVYLLI, from the coding sequence GTGCCCGAACTCAGCCCGTTCGCCTGGGTTCTGCTGGCTGTCGCGGCGGTCGTCATCGGGCTGTCCAAGACCGCGGTCCCGGGGGCCGGCACCCTCGCCGTCGCAGCGTTCGCCGCCGTGCTCCCCGCGCGCGAGTCGACCGGCACCATCTTGCTGCTGCTGATCCTCGCCGACATGTTCGCCATCACGATGTACGTGCGGCACGTGAACTGGCGGGCGCTGCTCCGGCTGGCTCCGGCGATCGTGGCCGGCCTTCTCGTCGGGGTGCTCTTCCTCGCCGTCGCCGATGACGCGTGGGTCAAGCGCACCATCGGAGTGCTGCTTCTCGGGGTGATCGCGGTCACGTTGTGGCGTCGCCGCATGGCATCCGCCCTCGTCGAGGGACCGCCTCGCCGCGGGGCCGCGGCGGTCTACGGCACGCTGGGCGGCTTCACGACGATGGTCGCCAACGCGGCGGGACCGGTGATGTCGATGTACTTCCTCGCCGCGCGATTCCCCGTGAAGGAGTTCCTCGGCACCGCGGCGTGGCTCTTCGCGATCGTGAACATCAGCAAGGTGCCTTTTTCCGTCGGACTCGGCCTCATCACGGTGCCCGGTCTCGTGCTCGACGCGATCCTCGCGCCGCTCGTGGTGGCGGGTGCCCTCGGTGGGCGATGGATCGCCGACCGGATCGACCAACGGCTGTTCGAGCGACTCGTGATCGTCCTGACGGTGGTCGGCGCCGTCTATCTGCTGATCTGA
- a CDS encoding GNAT family N-acetyltransferase: MIALRTERLILAPLGADDRDDFVAYRRDPDVARWQSWTPEYSATDADALLGGQPTRFPPPAGEWLQIGVRDATSGALLGDVAVHTLADQPDTYEVGVTVAAEHQRRGVAGEALGAVVAELFDDHGAHRVIAMSDQRNAAVARLLTGLGFRHEGRAVEADWFKGEWTTLDTWAILARER, translated from the coding sequence GTGATCGCGTTGCGCACCGAGAGATTGATCCTGGCTCCGCTCGGCGCCGACGACCGCGACGACTTCGTCGCCTATCGTCGTGACCCCGACGTCGCGCGCTGGCAGTCGTGGACGCCGGAGTACAGCGCGACCGACGCCGACGCCCTGCTCGGCGGGCAGCCGACGCGATTCCCGCCGCCGGCGGGGGAATGGCTGCAGATCGGAGTGCGGGATGCCACCTCCGGCGCCCTCCTCGGCGATGTCGCCGTCCACACCCTGGCCGATCAGCCCGACACCTATGAGGTCGGCGTCACGGTGGCTGCCGAGCATCAGCGGCGCGGTGTCGCCGGCGAGGCCCTGGGGGCGGTCGTCGCTGAGCTGTTCGACGATCACGGTGCGCATCGGGTGATCGCGATGTCGGATCAGCGCAACGCCGCCGTGGCGCGACTTCTCACCGGACTGGGGTTCCGGCACGAGGGTCGCGCGGTGGAGGCGGACTGGTTCAAGGGCGAGTGGACGACTCTCGACACCTGGGCGATCCTGGCGCGCGAACGCTGA